A single region of the Erythrobacter sp. HL-111 genome encodes:
- the mutS gene encoding DNA mismatch repair protein MutS: protein MAARNASKAAGKPTPMMEQYLALKAEAGGSLLFYRMGDFFELFFEDARTASQVLDIALTTRGEHTGEPVPMCGVPVHSAESYLARLIKAGCKVAIAEQVETPEEAKARAKRDGTPSSKVLVKRDIVRFVTAGTLTEEALLEPRRANLLVALAEVRGVVGIASVDISTGTMVLEECAPEMLGAELARLGPSEVIIPEPGPSEGGDFPEGSVAHDEIPTLAGTPLEDATPHPRSAFTSEGGAAALRRIHGVSTLDGFGDFSRAMLAAAGGLVAYLDHAGRGRLPLLLPPVARTGGAGLAMDEATRTSLEILASSTGGRAGSLVAALDRCSTGAGSRLLAEDLSAPLLDRGAIEARLALVQFWLDRPIERAGLREALRALPDIGRALGRIAAGRGSPRDLGQVRDGLAQAARLNDTLSQEPDRPALLDRLLPELGGHGALTDLLSRALVASPPTERANGGYIAPGYDAALDELREVSQNARKAIAAMEARYREETGTPSLKIRHNGVLGYFIEVPARHADRFMAEGSGFTHRQTMKDAVRFNSLALHEEASRISEAGGRALAAEDAHFEELVGEVCAAREAIARTAAALARLDVAAGNAERAAEGDWCRPDIEEEPVLAIRGGRHPVVETALAKAGERFVANDCALSAEDRMWLIGGPNMGGKSTFLRQNALIVVMAQAGCFVPASSARIGLVDRLFSRVGASDNLARGRSTFMVEMVETAAILAQAGPRSFVILDEVGRGTSTYDGLALAWAVVEAVHSRIGCRCLFATHYHELSRLAESCPALSLHHVRAREWKGDLVLLHELAEGPADRSYGLAVAKLAGVPKDVVERASQVLEKLEQARTETGGLAAGLGELPLFAAASAQRQPPPADALAERLCGLDVDALSPREALDLLYDLKREAANTKA, encoded by the coding sequence ATGGCCGCAAGGAACGCCTCGAAAGCCGCCGGCAAGCCCACGCCGATGATGGAGCAATACCTCGCGCTCAAGGCCGAGGCGGGCGGTTCGCTATTGTTCTACCGCATGGGCGATTTCTTCGAACTGTTCTTCGAGGATGCGAGGACGGCCTCGCAGGTGCTCGATATCGCGCTGACGACGCGGGGGGAGCACACCGGCGAGCCGGTGCCGATGTGCGGCGTGCCGGTCCATTCGGCAGAAAGCTATCTCGCGCGGCTGATCAAGGCCGGGTGCAAGGTCGCGATCGCCGAACAGGTCGAAACCCCGGAGGAGGCGAAGGCGCGGGCGAAGCGCGACGGCACGCCTTCCTCGAAAGTGCTGGTGAAGCGCGACATCGTTCGCTTCGTCACGGCCGGCACGCTGACCGAGGAGGCGCTGCTCGAACCGCGGCGGGCGAACCTGCTGGTGGCGCTGGCGGAGGTGCGCGGGGTCGTCGGGATCGCCAGCGTCGATATCTCTACCGGGACCATGGTGCTGGAGGAATGCGCGCCGGAGATGCTCGGCGCGGAACTCGCGCGGCTCGGCCCGTCCGAGGTCATCATCCCCGAACCGGGTCCCAGCGAAGGCGGGGATTTCCCCGAAGGCAGCGTCGCTCATGACGAGATCCCGACCCTCGCGGGGACTCCGCTCGAGGATGCGACGCCGCACCCGCGCAGCGCCTTCACGAGCGAGGGCGGCGCGGCGGCGCTGCGGCGCATCCACGGCGTCTCGACGCTCGACGGTTTCGGCGATTTCAGCCGCGCCATGCTGGCGGCGGCGGGCGGGCTCGTGGCCTATCTCGACCATGCCGGGCGCGGGCGGTTGCCGCTGCTGCTGCCGCCGGTCGCGCGCACCGGGGGTGCAGGGCTGGCGATGGACGAGGCGACCCGGACCAGTCTCGAAATCCTTGCCAGCAGCACGGGCGGGCGGGCGGGAAGCCTGGTGGCCGCGCTCGACCGCTGTTCGACCGGGGCGGGTTCGCGCCTGCTGGCCGAGGACCTGTCCGCGCCGCTGCTCGACCGCGGCGCGATCGAGGCGCGCCTTGCTCTCGTCCAGTTCTGGCTCGACCGGCCGATCGAGCGGGCGGGCCTGCGCGAGGCGCTGCGCGCGCTGCCCGACATCGGCCGCGCGCTCGGGCGCATCGCGGCCGGGCGCGGGAGCCCGCGCGATCTCGGCCAGGTGCGCGACGGACTGGCACAAGCCGCGCGGCTGAACGACACGCTTTCGCAGGAACCGGACCGCCCCGCCCTGCTCGACCGGCTCCTGCCCGAGCTTGGCGGCCACGGCGCGCTGACCGACCTGCTGTCGCGCGCGCTCGTCGCCTCTCCGCCGACCGAGCGGGCCAACGGCGGCTACATCGCGCCCGGTTACGACGCCGCGCTCGACGAACTGCGCGAGGTCTCGCAGAACGCGCGCAAGGCGATCGCGGCGATGGAGGCGCGCTACCGCGAGGAGACGGGAACGCCTTCGCTCAAGATCCGGCACAACGGGGTGCTCGGCTATTTCATCGAAGTGCCCGCACGCCATGCCGACCGCTTCATGGCCGAGGGCAGCGGCTTCACCCATCGCCAGACCATGAAGGACGCGGTGCGATTCAATTCGCTCGCCCTGCACGAGGAAGCCTCGCGCATCTCCGAGGCAGGCGGGCGTGCGCTCGCCGCGGAGGACGCGCATTTCGAGGAACTGGTGGGCGAAGTCTGCGCGGCGCGGGAGGCGATCGCGCGCACCGCCGCGGCGCTCGCGCGGCTCGACGTCGCGGCCGGCAATGCCGAGCGCGCCGCGGAAGGGGACTGGTGCCGCCCGGACATCGAGGAGGAGCCGGTGCTCGCCATCCGGGGCGGGCGCCACCCGGTGGTCGAGACGGCGCTGGCAAAGGCGGGCGAGCGCTTCGTCGCCAATGACTGCGCGCTTTCGGCGGAGGACCGGATGTGGCTTATCGGCGGGCCGAACATGGGCGGCAAGTCGACCTTCCTGCGCCAGAACGCGCTGATCGTGGTGATGGCGCAGGCGGGCTGCTTCGTCCCCGCATCCTCGGCCCGGATCGGGCTGGTCGACCGGCTGTTCAGCCGGGTCGGCGCGTCCGACAACCTCGCGCGGGGCCGGTCCACCTTCATGGTCGAAATGGTCGAAACCGCCGCGATCCTCGCCCAGGCCGGGCCGCGCAGCTTCGTGATCCTCGACGAGGTCGGGCGCGGGACCTCGACCTATGACGGGCTGGCGCTCGCCTGGGCGGTGGTCGAGGCGGTGCATTCGCGGATCGGCTGCCGCTGCCTTTTCGCGACCCATTACCACGAGCTTTCCCGGCTGGCGGAAAGCTGCCCCGCGCTTTCGCTGCACCACGTGCGCGCGCGCGAATGGAAGGGCGATCTCGTCCTGCTCCACGAACTCGCCGAAGGGCCGGCCGATCGCAGCTACGGCCTTGCGGTCGCGAAACTCGCGGGCGTGCCGAAGGACGTGGTCGAGCGGGCGAGCCAGGTGCTCGAGAAGCTCGAGCAGGCGAGGACGGAGACGGGCGGCCTTGCCGCGGGGCTCGGCGAATTGCCGCTCTTCGCCGCGGCGAGCGCGCAGAGGCAACCGCCCCCGGCCGACGCGCTGGCCGAGCGGCTCTGCGGGCTCGACGTCGATGCGCTCTCTCCGCGCGAGGCGCTCGATCTGCTGTATGACCTGAAACGCGAAGCGGCGAACACCAAAGCTTAA